The following coding sequences are from one Salvia hispanica cultivar TCC Black 2014 chromosome 3, UniMelb_Shisp_WGS_1.0, whole genome shotgun sequence window:
- the LOC125216043 gene encoding U-box domain-containing protein 35-like isoform X2 — protein MMSDASMQDLQDNNVVTVVAVNKGKNSPLAVRWAIDNLMTNSKHTFILAHVKTRHHHHHYGQHVAAEANSGVVEDIFTACRTICARKGVRKEEVVLEGVDVHSALIDYINHNSVTNIVLGASTKNVITRYRFWIPDVATMINKAAPDFCSVYVISRGKAQSIRPAARHTDSSTRAPSPVSSTRGSVRGGKRSSDEHLENGSRRFRNDGGESRRRPRNTGKFINTHEDSVRDHGMDITRVQMSSTSSLGSDQFDHLSSNSSSPTAISRLKQEVNQTMSMYNEACKEAISAQKKVNELQQQKHGEIDRFDQARQAEEAALALVEMEKAKCRAAIEAAEKAQKIAEKETQRRRYAEQRAKKEAEEKKRALNALSNNDDRYRRYVIEEIEEATKNFSGSRKIGEGGYGPVYKGKLDHTPVAIKVLRPDATQGKKQFQQEVEVLTCMRHPNMVLLMGACPEYGCLVYEYMDNGSLEDRLLRKGNTPSIPWGVRFKIASEIATGLLFLHQAKPEPLVHRDLKPGNILLDHHYTCKISDVGLARLVPPTVADSVTQYHMTSAAGTFCYIDPEYQQTGKLGTKSDIYSLGVILLQIITAKPPMGLTHHVERAIEQGTFGSLLDPSVPDWPVEEAQCLAKLALRCTELRKKDRPDLGKEILPELNRLKQLGQQHD, from the exons ATGATGTCGGACGCTTCGATGCAAGATCTACAAGACAATAACGTCGTCACCGTCGTCGCGGTCAACAAGGGGAAAAACAGTCCGTTAGCTGTGAGATGGGCGATCGATAACCTTATGACCAATTCCAAACACACTTTCATTCTGGCTCATGTTAAGACTAGAC atcatcatcatcactatGGCCAGCACGTTGCCGCGGAGGCAAATAGTGGGGTGGTGGAGGACATATTCACGGCTTGTCGTACCATCTGTGCGCGTAAAGgg GTGAGAAAAGAGGAGGTGGTGTTAGAAGGTGTTGACGTGCATTCTGCACTAATAGACTACATCAATCATAATAGTGTGACCAACATTGTTCTTGGTGCATCAACAAAGAATGTCATAACAAGATACAG GTTCTGGATCCCGGATGTGGCCACCATGATAAACAAGGCCGCCCCGGATTTCTGCTCCGTGTACGTGATTTCAAGGGGCAAAGCACAATCAATCCGGCCAGCAGCACGACACACGGACAGCTCGACCAGGGCCCCATCTCCAGTGTCGTCTACTAG GGGATCTGTGAGGGGGGGGAAGAGGAGTAGTGACGAGCATCTAGAAAATGGTAGTAGGCGGTTCAGGAACGATGGTGGTGAGTCGAGAAGGAGGCCGAGAAACACAGGCAAGTTCATTAATACACATGAAGATTCGGTCAGAGATCATGGCATGGATATCACAAGAGTGCAAATGTCAAGCACAAGCAGTCTGGGATCAGATCAATTTGATCATCTTTCATCAAATTCTTCATCTCCA ACTGCAATTAGTAGGCTCAAGCAAGAGGTAAATCAAACAATGTCTATGTATAATGAAGCTTGCAAAGAAGCAATCTCAGCTCAAAAGAAg GTGAATGAGCTTCAGCAGCAGAAGCACGGGGAGATAGACCGATTTGACCAAGCCCGACAAGCTGAAGAGGCGGCCCTAGCGCTTGTGGAGATGGAAAAGGCGAAATGCAGAGCTGCGATTGAAGCCGCGGAGAAGGCACAAAAGATAGCCGAGAAGGAGACGCAGAGGAGAAGGTATGCGGAGCAGAGGGCAAAGAAGGAGGCGGAGGAAAAGAAACGTGCATTGAACGCGTTGTCAAACAATGACGACCGCTATAGAAGATACGTGATTGAAGAGATCGAAGAGGCCACTAAAAACTTCTCAGGATCTAGGAAGATCGGAGAAGGAGGGTACGGCCCAGTTTACAAAGGGAAGCTGGACCACACACCGGTCGCCATCAAAGTCCTACGCCCCGATGCTACCCAGGGCAAAAAACAGTTCCAACAAGAG GTCGAAGTACTGACCTGCATGAGGCATCCGAACATGGTCCTGCTCATGGGCGCATGCCCTGAGTACGGATGCCTCGTGTATGAGTACATGGACAACGGAAGCCTCGAGGACCGTCTACTCAGAAAGGGAAACACCCCCTCTATCCCATGGGGGGTCCGGTTCAAGATCGCCTCTGAGATAGCCACCGGTCTACTTTTCCTTCACCAGGCCAAACCCGAGCCATTGGTCCACCGCGACCTAAAGCCAGGAAACATCCTGCTAGACCATCATTACACGTGCAAGATCAGCGACGTTGGGCTGGCCCGACTGGTCCCACCCACGGTCGCAGATAGCGTGACTCAGTATCACATGACATCAGCTGCGGGTACATTTTGCTACATCGACCCGGAATACCAGCAGACAGGCAAGCTAGGGACAAAATCGGATATTTACTCACTCGGGGTGATACTACTACAAATCATCACCGCCAAGCCACCTATGGGCCTCACTCACCACGTCGAAAGGGCCATTGAACAGGGCACGTTTGGCAGTCTGCTCGATCCAAGCGTGCCTGATTGGCCGGTCGAGGAGGCTCAGTGCCTTGCAAAGCTAGCCCTGAGATGCACTGAGCTGAGGAAAAAAGATAGACCTGATTTGGGGAAAGAGATATTGCCTGAGCTCAATAGATTGAAACAACTCGGACAACAACATGACTAA
- the LOC125217023 gene encoding protein ANTAGONIST OF LIKE HETEROCHROMATIN PROTEIN 1-like gives MIENKLLHHRKRRKTAAADQMKTKGLSDIITSLILFDDQEKHEVDELQEEKLQFEQNHAKKRRAMADYYSDLQSSHEDSTQIEAARRRKAKAATASAAALASAAAAEQQQHDASAEKATAPGPQRRLWVKNRSKDWWDQCSSPDFPDSEFKKAFRMGKKTFDLICSELSSVVAKENTMLRDAVPVRQRVAVCIWRLATGEPLRLVSKKFGLGISTCHKLVLEVCAAIRNVLMPKYLRWPEEADLVKMKQEFESISAIPNVVGAMYTTHIPIIAPKISVAAYFNRRHTERNQKTSYSITVQGVVDHRGVFSDVCIGYPGSMADDQVLEKSTLFQRANAGFYQGSWIVGGAGYPLTDWVLAPYTQQNLTWTQHAFNEKIGEVSGVARGAFARLKGRWGCLQKRTEVKLQDLPVVLGACCVLHNICEMRGDSLDPELEFELVDDEMVPEIGIRSAAAMKARDAIAHNLLHHNHAGTSFLS, from the coding sequence ATGATCGAAAACAAGCTCCTCCACCACCGCAAGCGCCGCAAgaccgccgccgccgaccAAATGAAGACCAAAGGCCTCAGCGACATCATCACCTCCCTCATCCTATTCGACGATCAGGAAAAGCACGAGGTAGACGAATTGCAAGAAGAAAAGCTCCAATTCGAGCAGAATCACGCCAAAAAGCGCCGCGCCATGGCCGATTACTACTCCGATCTGCAGTCTTCGCACGAGGACTCTACCCAGATCGAAGCCGCCAGGCGCAGGAAGGCTAAGGCGGCGACAGCATCTGCCGCCGCCTTAGCCAGTGCTGCTGCTGCAGAGCAGCAGCAGCACGATGCTTCAGCAGAAAAAGCAACCGCACCGGGCCCACAGCGAAGGCTGTGGGTGAAAAACCGATCCAAGGATTGGTGGGATCAATGCAGCAGCCCTGATTTCCCCGATTCCGAGTTCAAGAAGGCTTTCCGGATGGGGAAGAAGACTTTCGATTTAATCTGCAGTGAGCTGAGCTCCGTCGTTGCTAAGGAGAACACCATGCTCCGCGACGCGGTGCCTGTGAGGCAGCGCGTCGCGGTCTGCATATGGAGGCTCGCCACGGGCGAGCCCCTCCGCCTGGTGTCGAAGAAATTCGGCCTCGGGATCTCCACCTGCCACAAGCTGGTGCTGGAGGTCTGCGCCGCGATCCGCAATGTCCTAATGCCGAAGTACCTCCGGTGGCCGGAGGAGGCCGATTTAGTGAAAATGAAACAGGAATTCGAATCCATCTCCGCCATCCCCAACGTGGTGGGGGCGATGTACACGACGCACATCCCGATCATCGCCCCCAAAATCAGCGTGGCGGCCTATTTCAACAGGCGCCACACGGAGCGGAACCAGAAGACTTCGTATTCCATCACCGTTCAAGGAGTGGTCGATCACAGAGGCGTCTTCAGCGACGTCTGCATCGGTTATCCCGGCTCAATGGCGGATGATCAGGTTTTAGAAAAATCGACTCTGTTTCAGCGAGCGAACGCGGGGTTTTATCAGGGGTCGTGGATCGTGGGCGGGGCCGGGTACCCGCTGACAGACTGGGTGCTGGCGCCGTACACGCAGCAGAATCTGACGTGGACGCAGCACGCGTTCAACGAGAAGATAGGGGAGGTTAGTGGGGTGGCGAGGGGGGCGTTCGCGCGGCTCAAGGGGCGGTGGGGGTGCCTGCAGAAGAGGACGGAGGTGAAGCTGCAGGACTTGCCGGTGGTGCTGGGGGCGTGCTGCGTGCTGCATAATATATGCGAGATGAGGGGGGACAGTTTGGATCCCGAGCTTGAGTTCGAGCTCGTGGATGATGAGATGGTGCCGGAGATTGGAATTAGGTCGGCTGCCGCGATGAAGGCAAGGGACGCCATCGCGCATAATTTATTGCATCATAACCACGCTGGCACGTCCTTTCTATCCTAG
- the LOC125216043 gene encoding U-box domain-containing protein 35-like isoform X1, producing MMSDASMQDLQDNNVVTVVAVNKGKNSPLAVRWAIDNLMTNSKHTFILAHVKTRHHHHHYGQHVAAEANSGVVEDIFTACRTICARKGVRKEEVVLEGVDVHSALIDYINHNSVTNIVLGASTKNVITRYSHVVRFWIPDVATMINKAAPDFCSVYVISRGKAQSIRPAARHTDSSTRAPSPVSSTRGSVRGGKRSSDEHLENGSRRFRNDGGESRRRPRNTGKFINTHEDSVRDHGMDITRVQMSSTSSLGSDQFDHLSSNSSSPTAISRLKQEVNQTMSMYNEACKEAISAQKKVNELQQQKHGEIDRFDQARQAEEAALALVEMEKAKCRAAIEAAEKAQKIAEKETQRRRYAEQRAKKEAEEKKRALNALSNNDDRYRRYVIEEIEEATKNFSGSRKIGEGGYGPVYKGKLDHTPVAIKVLRPDATQGKKQFQQEVEVLTCMRHPNMVLLMGACPEYGCLVYEYMDNGSLEDRLLRKGNTPSIPWGVRFKIASEIATGLLFLHQAKPEPLVHRDLKPGNILLDHHYTCKISDVGLARLVPPTVADSVTQYHMTSAAGTFCYIDPEYQQTGKLGTKSDIYSLGVILLQIITAKPPMGLTHHVERAIEQGTFGSLLDPSVPDWPVEEAQCLAKLALRCTELRKKDRPDLGKEILPELNRLKQLGQQHD from the exons ATGATGTCGGACGCTTCGATGCAAGATCTACAAGACAATAACGTCGTCACCGTCGTCGCGGTCAACAAGGGGAAAAACAGTCCGTTAGCTGTGAGATGGGCGATCGATAACCTTATGACCAATTCCAAACACACTTTCATTCTGGCTCATGTTAAGACTAGAC atcatcatcatcactatGGCCAGCACGTTGCCGCGGAGGCAAATAGTGGGGTGGTGGAGGACATATTCACGGCTTGTCGTACCATCTGTGCGCGTAAAGgg GTGAGAAAAGAGGAGGTGGTGTTAGAAGGTGTTGACGTGCATTCTGCACTAATAGACTACATCAATCATAATAGTGTGACCAACATTGTTCTTGGTGCATCAACAAAGAATGTCATAACAAGATACAG tCATGTTGTTAGGTTCTGGATCCCGGATGTGGCCACCATGATAAACAAGGCCGCCCCGGATTTCTGCTCCGTGTACGTGATTTCAAGGGGCAAAGCACAATCAATCCGGCCAGCAGCACGACACACGGACAGCTCGACCAGGGCCCCATCTCCAGTGTCGTCTACTAG GGGATCTGTGAGGGGGGGGAAGAGGAGTAGTGACGAGCATCTAGAAAATGGTAGTAGGCGGTTCAGGAACGATGGTGGTGAGTCGAGAAGGAGGCCGAGAAACACAGGCAAGTTCATTAATACACATGAAGATTCGGTCAGAGATCATGGCATGGATATCACAAGAGTGCAAATGTCAAGCACAAGCAGTCTGGGATCAGATCAATTTGATCATCTTTCATCAAATTCTTCATCTCCA ACTGCAATTAGTAGGCTCAAGCAAGAGGTAAATCAAACAATGTCTATGTATAATGAAGCTTGCAAAGAAGCAATCTCAGCTCAAAAGAAg GTGAATGAGCTTCAGCAGCAGAAGCACGGGGAGATAGACCGATTTGACCAAGCCCGACAAGCTGAAGAGGCGGCCCTAGCGCTTGTGGAGATGGAAAAGGCGAAATGCAGAGCTGCGATTGAAGCCGCGGAGAAGGCACAAAAGATAGCCGAGAAGGAGACGCAGAGGAGAAGGTATGCGGAGCAGAGGGCAAAGAAGGAGGCGGAGGAAAAGAAACGTGCATTGAACGCGTTGTCAAACAATGACGACCGCTATAGAAGATACGTGATTGAAGAGATCGAAGAGGCCACTAAAAACTTCTCAGGATCTAGGAAGATCGGAGAAGGAGGGTACGGCCCAGTTTACAAAGGGAAGCTGGACCACACACCGGTCGCCATCAAAGTCCTACGCCCCGATGCTACCCAGGGCAAAAAACAGTTCCAACAAGAG GTCGAAGTACTGACCTGCATGAGGCATCCGAACATGGTCCTGCTCATGGGCGCATGCCCTGAGTACGGATGCCTCGTGTATGAGTACATGGACAACGGAAGCCTCGAGGACCGTCTACTCAGAAAGGGAAACACCCCCTCTATCCCATGGGGGGTCCGGTTCAAGATCGCCTCTGAGATAGCCACCGGTCTACTTTTCCTTCACCAGGCCAAACCCGAGCCATTGGTCCACCGCGACCTAAAGCCAGGAAACATCCTGCTAGACCATCATTACACGTGCAAGATCAGCGACGTTGGGCTGGCCCGACTGGTCCCACCCACGGTCGCAGATAGCGTGACTCAGTATCACATGACATCAGCTGCGGGTACATTTTGCTACATCGACCCGGAATACCAGCAGACAGGCAAGCTAGGGACAAAATCGGATATTTACTCACTCGGGGTGATACTACTACAAATCATCACCGCCAAGCCACCTATGGGCCTCACTCACCACGTCGAAAGGGCCATTGAACAGGGCACGTTTGGCAGTCTGCTCGATCCAAGCGTGCCTGATTGGCCGGTCGAGGAGGCTCAGTGCCTTGCAAAGCTAGCCCTGAGATGCACTGAGCTGAGGAAAAAAGATAGACCTGATTTGGGGAAAGAGATATTGCCTGAGCTCAATAGATTGAAACAACTCGGACAACAACATGACTAA
- the LOC125216043 gene encoding U-box domain-containing protein 35-like isoform X3, which produces MLRLDVDHHHHYGQHVAAEANSGVVEDIFTACRTICARKGVRKEEVVLEGVDVHSALIDYINHNSVTNIVLGASTKNVITRYSHVVRFWIPDVATMINKAAPDFCSVYVISRGKAQSIRPAARHTDSSTRAPSPVSSTRGSVRGGKRSSDEHLENGSRRFRNDGGESRRRPRNTGKFINTHEDSVRDHGMDITRVQMSSTSSLGSDQFDHLSSNSSSPTAISRLKQEVNQTMSMYNEACKEAISAQKKVNELQQQKHGEIDRFDQARQAEEAALALVEMEKAKCRAAIEAAEKAQKIAEKETQRRRYAEQRAKKEAEEKKRALNALSNNDDRYRRYVIEEIEEATKNFSGSRKIGEGGYGPVYKGKLDHTPVAIKVLRPDATQGKKQFQQEVEVLTCMRHPNMVLLMGACPEYGCLVYEYMDNGSLEDRLLRKGNTPSIPWGVRFKIASEIATGLLFLHQAKPEPLVHRDLKPGNILLDHHYTCKISDVGLARLVPPTVADSVTQYHMTSAAGTFCYIDPEYQQTGKLGTKSDIYSLGVILLQIITAKPPMGLTHHVERAIEQGTFGSLLDPSVPDWPVEEAQCLAKLALRCTELRKKDRPDLGKEILPELNRLKQLGQQHD; this is translated from the exons ATGTTAAGACTAGACGTAG atcatcatcatcactatGGCCAGCACGTTGCCGCGGAGGCAAATAGTGGGGTGGTGGAGGACATATTCACGGCTTGTCGTACCATCTGTGCGCGTAAAGgg GTGAGAAAAGAGGAGGTGGTGTTAGAAGGTGTTGACGTGCATTCTGCACTAATAGACTACATCAATCATAATAGTGTGACCAACATTGTTCTTGGTGCATCAACAAAGAATGTCATAACAAGATACAG tCATGTTGTTAGGTTCTGGATCCCGGATGTGGCCACCATGATAAACAAGGCCGCCCCGGATTTCTGCTCCGTGTACGTGATTTCAAGGGGCAAAGCACAATCAATCCGGCCAGCAGCACGACACACGGACAGCTCGACCAGGGCCCCATCTCCAGTGTCGTCTACTAG GGGATCTGTGAGGGGGGGGAAGAGGAGTAGTGACGAGCATCTAGAAAATGGTAGTAGGCGGTTCAGGAACGATGGTGGTGAGTCGAGAAGGAGGCCGAGAAACACAGGCAAGTTCATTAATACACATGAAGATTCGGTCAGAGATCATGGCATGGATATCACAAGAGTGCAAATGTCAAGCACAAGCAGTCTGGGATCAGATCAATTTGATCATCTTTCATCAAATTCTTCATCTCCA ACTGCAATTAGTAGGCTCAAGCAAGAGGTAAATCAAACAATGTCTATGTATAATGAAGCTTGCAAAGAAGCAATCTCAGCTCAAAAGAAg GTGAATGAGCTTCAGCAGCAGAAGCACGGGGAGATAGACCGATTTGACCAAGCCCGACAAGCTGAAGAGGCGGCCCTAGCGCTTGTGGAGATGGAAAAGGCGAAATGCAGAGCTGCGATTGAAGCCGCGGAGAAGGCACAAAAGATAGCCGAGAAGGAGACGCAGAGGAGAAGGTATGCGGAGCAGAGGGCAAAGAAGGAGGCGGAGGAAAAGAAACGTGCATTGAACGCGTTGTCAAACAATGACGACCGCTATAGAAGATACGTGATTGAAGAGATCGAAGAGGCCACTAAAAACTTCTCAGGATCTAGGAAGATCGGAGAAGGAGGGTACGGCCCAGTTTACAAAGGGAAGCTGGACCACACACCGGTCGCCATCAAAGTCCTACGCCCCGATGCTACCCAGGGCAAAAAACAGTTCCAACAAGAG GTCGAAGTACTGACCTGCATGAGGCATCCGAACATGGTCCTGCTCATGGGCGCATGCCCTGAGTACGGATGCCTCGTGTATGAGTACATGGACAACGGAAGCCTCGAGGACCGTCTACTCAGAAAGGGAAACACCCCCTCTATCCCATGGGGGGTCCGGTTCAAGATCGCCTCTGAGATAGCCACCGGTCTACTTTTCCTTCACCAGGCCAAACCCGAGCCATTGGTCCACCGCGACCTAAAGCCAGGAAACATCCTGCTAGACCATCATTACACGTGCAAGATCAGCGACGTTGGGCTGGCCCGACTGGTCCCACCCACGGTCGCAGATAGCGTGACTCAGTATCACATGACATCAGCTGCGGGTACATTTTGCTACATCGACCCGGAATACCAGCAGACAGGCAAGCTAGGGACAAAATCGGATATTTACTCACTCGGGGTGATACTACTACAAATCATCACCGCCAAGCCACCTATGGGCCTCACTCACCACGTCGAAAGGGCCATTGAACAGGGCACGTTTGGCAGTCTGCTCGATCCAAGCGTGCCTGATTGGCCGGTCGAGGAGGCTCAGTGCCTTGCAAAGCTAGCCCTGAGATGCACTGAGCTGAGGAAAAAAGATAGACCTGATTTGGGGAAAGAGATATTGCCTGAGCTCAATAGATTGAAACAACTCGGACAACAACATGACTAA